CCGTACAGGCGACAAGGTACTGGTCAACGCCATGGTTGGTACAGAGGCAACCGGCAAAGATCAACACAGGACGAGCAGTGGTATGTTAAAGTATCATATTAAAGGACATATTGATGCATGGTTTAGTCTAAAACTAGTTTAAAAGCACAGGCAGTGTTGGTAACGTCAGTAAGAGTGGTGTTCTGTTCACAGGTCTGGACATAATGATGCAGGGCCATCATTTAGAGCATCTCAGAGGAGAAATGAAAACCAGTCAGCTTCTGTCTCGTcgtcctcctcatcttcctcttcttcctctaaGACCAGCAGTGCTGCACCAGGTCAGTACCACACAAACATTTGTTCTCTGGTGTTAAGTCTTGAGCCATACCACATAACAAGCACTGTTTTGTTAGTGATGGTAAGCTGGTAAGCTGAGGAAGTAAATTATACAGTTGGTGCCCACATGAAGACTTTATCAGAAAACACTGCAACACACAATCCTTGTAAAACAGTAAATGGTTATTCctaatgtaaacaaaataacCTGGGGTGTAACTTGAATAGCAAGAAGACGAGATGTCCATGCTTAATTTTACCACCTATTCTGTTGCCAGAGCTGCCTGGTTTCTACTTTGACCCGGAGAAAAATCGTTACTTTCGCCTGTTGCCCGGACACAACAACTGTAACCCGCTGACCAGAGAGCAGTTGcaggagaaggaaagagagaaacagagaaacaagATGCTCGCGGAGGATGAAAAGCCCAGAAAAGTGAGTCTGTTGTCAGACCTTGTCAATCCTTCTTTAGCTTTTAGCATTATGATGTTGTTTCTTGTGCTTGAAGCATCAGTTATACATTTTCTCACCACATGCTTGGGTTTCatactttttatattatatatgatcTTCTAAATAGAAAGCACCAAGAACAGGACTGAACTCTtcgctgctgctgcagaaaaGACACCTTGGCATGTTACCTGAAAACTCCTATTGCAGGTACTGTACCACTCTGCTGTGTGCACGTGCATACACGGAGGATGTAGAGCTGTTCTCCTTGTACCCTGTCTACATAGCAATACCCACAGCTGTAATACATTACAGCAAACAACCCCAGCAAAACACAGTCTAACTATAATGATAATCAGTTCTGAATGTGTAGAGTGAGTTTTCTTTGAAACATTGCCGGCCCACTAATAATGATGCTAATCAATTTTGACATGGGTTTGAAAATAGTCCGAAAAATAAACATGCTAAAATGTAGTCAAATATTGTTCTGCCTGACAGTTTCAATTGTATAAATTAAATTCATACACAGATGTAACCCAAATGATTTATATTCGTCCTTTTgccaaacatgtttttaaatacataaatacacatacacacattgtcAGATATTGGTTCTGGTTTGGTGAATTGTTTGCAGATGTTTCTCATCAGTGTTGACGTGGTTACTGTGTGTCTCCAGGCTGGTCCATGAGGTGAAGGTCAGTGGAATGAGACGCCACAAACTAGAGATACAGAGCACGGACAACAGCAACCCCAACACTGACAACTTCCGGCTCATAGTGGTGAGAACGCACACAAAACACGCTAGGGttaatgcagagtttttttttgtgattgttgcgggcaaaaatccttgattatgcggcaagttttcttaaaaaatgcaatggaatatgcgggatatttatgcaattttatgcaatgaaattacgggaacttgcaaaaactgcggtttcatcatggcttcatcgcggggtttgcagcttttcgatgatgttcacgtcgcgtaactacgtcacttcataacgttcccatggcaacaggggaaaatggctgctcttgtgtgaagtaaacgcaacatttttcaacaagatatatgtgactttttttgcagcGAAAATGCCGGGATTATGAagtcatgcaagccccgcatattttgcgcggaaatcggcaatttatgcggcgaaagtgcggcgtatttgaaaaaatgcggccccccgcataaatatgcggactttggctggttatgcattgaattatgcgatcgcataatcgcgtttttctggaaggactgacaaTATTGCAGTCGTAACAGATGCACTGTATAAACACATGTTCTACTTTAATTGAGAGTTGGAAAAGCACGAGAATAATTTCTTATAGTGTACTTGCTGGTCTACATATCCTCTTTGaactccatcctccctcctcttcctcgtcttTCTCAGGGGGACTCTGCATGTGAGCGAGTGTTCACAGTCAATGATGTGTCACACGGAGGCTGCAAGTACGGCATCATGaacttcagcagcagcagccggggATCTCTGTCTGTGGAAATGTGCGACAACCTCTACTTCACAAACCGCAAGGTGGGAGTGTTTCGCAGGAGCAGTGACTCTGAATGTGtagacattttatgtttttcacTGTACCCAACTTCCACCCTACATTTTGTGGAAACCTTTTATATTgtgtaattatattatatacactcacctaaaggattattaggaatacctgttaaatttcacgttaatgaaattatctaatcaaccaatcacatggcagctgcttcagtgcatttaggggtgtggtccaggtctagacaatctcctgaactccaaactgaatgtcagaatgggaacgaAAGGTGATCttagcaactttgagcgtggcatggttgttggtgccagacgggctggtctgagtatttcacaatctgctcagttactgggattttcacacacaaccatttctagggtttacaaagaatggtctgaaaaaggaaaaacatccagtatgctgcagtcctggggggcgaaaatgccttgttgatgctagagatcagaggagaatgggccaactgattcaagctgatagaagatcagcTTTGACTCAAACAACCACTCGTTaaaaccgaggtatgcagcaaagcatttgtgaagccacaacacgaacaaccttgaggcggatgggctacaccagcagaagaccccaccgggtaccactcatcttcACTAAAactaggaaaatgaggctacaatttgcacgagcgcaccaaaattggacagttgaagactggaaaaatgttgcctggtctgatgagtctcgatttctgttgagacattcagatggtacagtcagaatttggtgtaaacagaatgagaacatggatccgtcatgccttgttaccactgggcaggctggtggtggtggtggtgtaatggtgtgggggatcccttTCATCTTCAGagctgccttaattctttgtgtcattgattcaacaaggtgctggaagcatttttttttagaaatgttggcccatattgataggatagggtcaaacacggtattagtatggtgttcctaataatcccttaggtgagtgtatatatgtattattatatattttaaatcctGTAAGCTAAAGGCTTGGCTTAATGTGTTTCAGGTGAACTCCATCTGCTGGGCCTCGGTCAACTACCCAGACTCCCACGTCTTGTATCCTTCTCCAGCTTTAGTAATGCTCTTATTCAGCCTACATGTCCTAAAACTCAAGTGCTGCTTGGACACTGCCGGTATTTCCCTTGACTGAGCTGACTGTCAGGCTGTGTCTGGTAGGAGCGGCAGACACCCCCGGCTGTGTCAGTTTACTTCCTGCTTCCCTCTTCAGCAACTCCAACCCAGGTTGTACTGAATAGAATCCTCTCAGGTTTCCTACGCGATTTAACACGTTCACAtgaagccgcctacacatgatccgcgGTAGAAGGGCGCAGAGCGGAGGGACAAAGCGCAGCGCAGATATATACGTTCTGGAACTGGTTGCGCCTTGAAATGTCAGCGGcaacgaggtcaaagttgaaatcatttgaactttgagcgcaGCTCTCCGGCGTTACCACTTTCCCCATAGGAAAACTATGGAGCGGCGAGCACAGCGCAGTTTTGCAGCGGATCGTGTGTAGTCAGCTTCAGGCTATTCTATTTCATTATGGTTAGAAGGTGAATTTTGACACAAGGCTTTGGTATTGAAGAAGCTTTCCAAAGTAATCAGAATAATTCATTATGACCCCCTTTTAGTTCATTAACCCTCATTTGGCTTTTAAATTGCTGAATTTGTAATTAACTTGCACTATATGTCTTGCAGATTGATagtaataaaaaagacatatttCATGTTGGTATTGTTTGTTTACCTCCCCATTTTAacatttcttctctctctcgtccGTCCTCCTCTTTCCTCAGACCAGCCCGGGATGCTGTGTAGCTTTAAGATATCGTCAGCCTGGTCTTGTGCTTGGTGCTTCAACCCCCAGTTTGACAAGACTTTTAGCACTGGTCTGTGCAGCTGTCATCATTTGTTTTGCAACCCATGATCAAATATGATATTCATAAACAGATAATCATAGTAATTAGCTTCTGTAGAGCTGTGAGTTTGTTGGCATAGCTATAGTTTTGGGGTGTTAAATCATACTCATTTTGTTCAGGCAGAGAAAAAGCTACACCAACACATGCTTGCTTTGCAATACAGAGTAACCGGTTGGCCTGTTGTGCTTATTATCGTTTTAGTTCATTAAAATAACGAATGACACAAATGGATCTAGAAAAGAGAGCTTGTTAATTGAGGGGACAAAGACTCTTCACAAACGTATGAATctaaaataatttatatatatatatatacacgtgtTGGCAGGCCTGTCTCGTAGAGTGATAGTGAAAGATGCAGAGACGGGCCGAACGCAGACGTACAGCACCGGCAGCGATGTCTTGGCTCAGCAGTTTGCCCTTAGGGTGAGTCATCGGTTACATTTAAGTGATTCAAGCATGTTTGAGTTCACTTGTAACATGCTATAGCGTGGACTTATCTTCGTCTGGCTAAGCGCAGTGTAAGAAAGAATAGCAAGGCCAAGAAAGTAAAATACCTCCTTTTTTGTCTTAGGTCCCTGTGCTGTTTAATGGTTGCCGATCAGGAGAGATCTTCAGCATTGACCTGCGGCAGCGCGGCGGCCGCAGGGATCAAAGCTGGAAAGCCAGCCGCTTCCATCAAGAATCGGCCATCACCTCCGTACGCGTCCTGCAGGATGAGAACTACCTGCTTGCTGCTGACATGCTGGGCCAGGTCAGGTTATTGGCTTGAAAATTAGATTTTTGTGGGTCATACAAACATTGAGctctaaatgaaaatgtattttaactaTGTTTTGGTCCTGAGATGAGGCTAGCCCCAagataagagagagaaaataactaaaatggattttattacTGCTTTAGCTTTGTGTTTTCTTCATTTATGTGCAGATTAAGCTGTGGGATGTGCGAGTGACTAAGGCAGTGCAGGAGTACAAAGGGCACTACAATGAGCATGCCTACCTTCCCATCCACGTCAATGAGCCTGAGGGGCTTTTGTTGGCAGGTAGGAGAGGACACCACATGCTCAACGTCACGGTCTTAATCAAAGAAATACCAGGCTTAACAGTTACTATGCTCTGACAtgcagtggggcaaaaaagtatttagtcagccaccaattgtgcaagttttcccacttaaaaagatgagaggcctgtaagtttcatcataggtacacttcaactatgagagacaaaatgagaaaaaaaaaaatccagaaaatcacattgtaggatttttaattaatttatttgcaaattcctcaggaaaataagtatttggtcacctacaaacaagcaagatttctggctctcacagacctgtaacttcttctttaagaggctcctctgtcctccactcgttacctgtattaatggcacctgtttgaacttgttatcagtataaaagacacctgtccacaacctcaaacagtcacactccaaactccactatggccaagaccaaagagctgtcaaaggacaccagaaacaaaattgtagacctgcaccaggctgggaagactgaatctgcaataggtaagcagcttggtgtgaagataTCAAccgtgggagcaattataagaaaatggaagacatacaagaccactaataatctccctcaatccggggctccacccaagatctcaccccgtggggtcaaaatgatcacaagaacggtgagcaaaaatcccagaaccacatggggggacctagtgaatgacctgcagagagctgggaccaaagtaacaaaggctaccatcggtaacacactacgccgccagggactcaaatcctgcagtgccagacgtgtccccctgcttaagccagtacatgtccaggcccgtctggagtttgctagagagcatttggatgatccagaagaggactGGGAGaatgtcagatgaaaccaaaatagaactttttggtaaaaactcaactcgtcgtgtttggaggggaaagaatgctgagttgcacccaaagaacaccatacctactgtgaagcatgggggtggaaacatcatgctttgtggctgtttttctgcaaagggaccaggacgactgatccgtgtaaaggaaagaatgaatggggccatgtatcatgagattttgagtgaaaacctccttccatcagcaagggcattgaagatgaaacgtggctgggtctttcagcatgacaatgatcccaaacacaccacccgggcaacgaaggagtggcttcgtaagaagcatttcaaggtcctggagtggcctagccagtctccagatctcaatcccatagaaaagttttggagggagttgaaagtctgtgttatcttatctttttaagtgggagaacttgcacaattggtggctgactaaatacttttttgtccCACTGTACTTAGTGTAAGTCAACATTGAGGCAGTTGCAGATAAAAATACTAAATGGCCAGATAAGGTATTTCAGAGAGAGTTTGAGAGATCTGAAGCCTGCCAAAGATGTCTCATGTCTCTCCCATTTAAAACACTCATTttgcatccccccccccatcctctgTTTTCTTTCCCCAGTCGGTCAGGATTGCTACACAAGGTTATGGAGCCTAAAAGATGGCCACCTACTGAGGACTATTCCATCCCCCCACCCAACCGCAAACGACCTGATCCCGAGCGTGGTCTTCTCCTCCAAGTTGGGCGGCTGCAGGGGGCTCCCCGGCCTGCTAATGGCCGTCAAACACGACCTTTACTACTTCCCATACAGCACCGACTACCAGGAAGGAGGAGAGCAGCCGGCCAGCTTTTAGGAAAAGACAGAATGCTTCTTCTTACAAATCATTCTTAAGacaaggacatt
The Sander vitreus isolate 19-12246 chromosome 18, sanVit1, whole genome shotgun sequence genome window above contains:
- the wdr21 gene encoding WD repeat domain 21, producing the protein MKKWNWQEGQRPYRRQGTGQRHGWYRGNRQRSTQDEQWSGHNDAGPSFRASQRRNENQSASVSSSSSSSSSSSKTSSAAPELPGFYFDPEKNRYFRLLPGHNNCNPLTREQLQEKEREKQRNKMLAEDEKPRKKAPRTGLNSSLLLQKRHLGMLPENSYCRLVHEVKVSGMRRHKLEIQSTDNSNPNTDNFRLIVGDSACERVFTVNDVSHGGCKYGIMNFSSSSRGSLSVEMCDNLYFTNRKVNSICWASVNYPDSHVLLCLVGAADTPGCVSLLPASLFSNSNPDQPGMLCSFKISSAWSCAWCFNPQFDKTFSTGLSRRVIVKDAETGRTQTYSTGSDVLAQQFALRVPVLFNGCRSGEIFSIDLRQRGGRRDQSWKASRFHQESAITSVRVLQDENYLLAADMLGQIKLWDVRVTKAVQEYKGHYNEHAYLPIHVNEPEGLLLAVGQDCYTRLWSLKDGHLLRTIPSPHPTANDLIPSVVFSSKLGGCRGLPGLLMAVKHDLYYFPYSTDYQEGGEQPASF